A part of Anabas testudineus chromosome 7, fAnaTes1.2, whole genome shotgun sequence genomic DNA contains:
- the LOC113167507 gene encoding polymeric immunoglobulin receptor-like isoform X2, translating to MKLFYTVSCFFFLSLQDGNTVTEIIVYSEVEGGDVTVQCSFSSSGNSAFFCKETCKEKNVLIKTTGVRGHQGRYSIKHNRGDVDVTITQLNKSDSGRYRCGVGRSLWSSSYQQIEIIVTDAQLSGNRDEINVLHKRTGTNITVECSFSSTRSWKFFCKEPCEDEKNVLVETNDFSAQRGRYSIRYLRGNPTEGSVFVTITQLTESDSGRYRCGLEGSYRGFELMVTDARFTSTTAQSLETSGRFTPLSALPQITEQLTDTNTEGVWLLVIVTVVIIVLVLSVVVLILCRKRFHKSSGSQNTGNSRGTNKEVSLYENCPDSKSEDSTYLSLHPATRDQNQTYATLRPTQRT from the exons TCTGAAGTTGAAGGAGGAGATGTTACTGTTCaatgttcattttcttcatctgGAAACTCGGCGTTTTTCTGTAAAGaaacatgtaaagaaaaaaacgtTCTCATTAAAACAACTGGTGTCAGAGGTCATCAGGGCAGATACAGCATCAAACATAATAGAGGTGATGTTGATGTAACCATCACACAGCTGAACAAGTCTGACTCAGGACGGTACAGGTGTGGTGTTGGTCGATCTCTGTGGTCATCTTCATACCAGCAGATTGAAATCATTGTTACAGACG CACAACTGAGTGGAAACAGAGATGAAATAAATGTTCTCCACAAAAGAACTGGAACAAACATCACAGTTGAATGTTCCTTTAGTTCTACTAGAAGCTGGAAGTTCTTCTGTAAAGAACCATGTGAAGATGAAAAGAACGTTCTTGTTGAAACAAACGACTTCTCAGCTCAGAGAGGAAGATACAGCATCAGATATTTAAGAGGAAATCCTACAGAAGGATCTGTGTTTGTGACCATCACCCAGCTGACAGAGTCTGACTCAGGACGGTACAGGTGTGGTCTGGAAGGATCCTACCGGGGGTTTGAGCTCATGGTCACAGATG CTCGATTCACATCAACTACAGCACAGAGTTTAGAGACATCAGGACGTTTCACACCTTTATCAGCTCTGCCTCAAATCACTGAGCAGCTCACTGACACAAATACTGAAG GTGTGTGGCTGTTGGTCATCGTGACTGTGGTCATCATTGTGCTCGTGTTATCAGTAGTTGTGTTGATACTCTGCAGGAAGAGGTTTCATAAATCCTCAG GTTCGCAGAACACAGGAAACTCAAGAGGCACAAACAAGGAG GTTTCTCTCTATGAGAACTGTCCAGACTCTAAATCTGAAGACTCCACCTACCTGAGCCTCCACCCAGCCACCAGAGATCAGAACCAAACCTACGCTACACTCAGACCAACACAACGTACATGA
- the LOC113167507 gene encoding uncharacterized protein LOC113167507 isoform X1, with protein sequence MKLFYTVSCFFFLSLQDGNTVTEIIVYSEVEGGDVTVQCSFSSSGNSAFFCKETCKEKNVLIKTTGVRGHQGRYSIKHNRGDVDVTITQLNKSDSGRYRCGVGRSLWSSSYQQIEIIVTDAQLSGNRDEINVLHKRTGTNITVECSFSSTRSWKFFCKEPCEDEKNVLVETNDFSAQRGRYSIRYLRGNPTEGSVFVTITQLTESDSGRYRCGLEGSYRGFELMVTDARFTSTTAQSLETSGRFTPLSALPQITEQLTDTNTEGVWLLVIVTVVIIVLVLSVVVLILCRKRFHKSSGSQNTGNSRGTNKEVTPQLIVYFLLSAKTVKLTIYRCVTADSISEVSLYENCPDSKSEDSTYLSLHPATRDQNQTYATLRPTQRT encoded by the exons TCTGAAGTTGAAGGAGGAGATGTTACTGTTCaatgttcattttcttcatctgGAAACTCGGCGTTTTTCTGTAAAGaaacatgtaaagaaaaaaacgtTCTCATTAAAACAACTGGTGTCAGAGGTCATCAGGGCAGATACAGCATCAAACATAATAGAGGTGATGTTGATGTAACCATCACACAGCTGAACAAGTCTGACTCAGGACGGTACAGGTGTGGTGTTGGTCGATCTCTGTGGTCATCTTCATACCAGCAGATTGAAATCATTGTTACAGACG CACAACTGAGTGGAAACAGAGATGAAATAAATGTTCTCCACAAAAGAACTGGAACAAACATCACAGTTGAATGTTCCTTTAGTTCTACTAGAAGCTGGAAGTTCTTCTGTAAAGAACCATGTGAAGATGAAAAGAACGTTCTTGTTGAAACAAACGACTTCTCAGCTCAGAGAGGAAGATACAGCATCAGATATTTAAGAGGAAATCCTACAGAAGGATCTGTGTTTGTGACCATCACCCAGCTGACAGAGTCTGACTCAGGACGGTACAGGTGTGGTCTGGAAGGATCCTACCGGGGGTTTGAGCTCATGGTCACAGATG CTCGATTCACATCAACTACAGCACAGAGTTTAGAGACATCAGGACGTTTCACACCTTTATCAGCTCTGCCTCAAATCACTGAGCAGCTCACTGACACAAATACTGAAG GTGTGTGGCTGTTGGTCATCGTGACTGTGGTCATCATTGTGCTCGTGTTATCAGTAGTTGTGTTGATACTCTGCAGGAAGAGGTTTCATAAATCCTCAG GTTCGCAGAACACAGGAAACTCAAGAGGCACAAACAAGGAGGTGACTCCTCAACTCATCGTTTACTTTTTACTCTCGGCTAAAACGGTCAAACTGACTATATACAGATGTGTAACAGCTGACAGCATCAGTGAg GTTTCTCTCTATGAGAACTGTCCAGACTCTAAATCTGAAGACTCCACCTACCTGAGCCTCCACCCAGCCACCAGAGATCAGAACCAAACCTACGCTACACTCAGACCAACACAACGTACATGA